The DNA segment CAACCAGATGGGTTGCGATAAACAGCCCTTTCGTGCCTATGGAAATAAATATTAAAATATCAGTCAGTGCACCTAATCCGGTAGGCATGCCTAGCGCTGCCAGCGCAAATACAAACATTGCTGCGCCCCAAGGCCCAACGATGGCCATTCGCCAAAACGCAGTATCGCAACCATAGGCATGGCGAATTCTCTGTTTAAGGCGTGTTCGCAATCGAGGCTTGACCGGCATAAATTCATTTTGAAGCTGCTGAAGTTCCACAGTTACTCCCACCCTTGACCGAGCTTCGCCGCTAAAAAGGCATATCCATTCCGAGCATTATTACTTGTAAGGATCGAAGCCGGTGATTGATCTAAGCTTATTGTAACATGCTTCGAGCTTCAGGAAAGGTGGTTAGCACTTAATCAAGAATCGTCTCGTCCATCGAAAGATGTAGTGAAAGACTGGGTACAAAAAGCCCCCTTTAGGCGCCCTGATCGATAAACGAGTTATCCCAAAGGCAGTCTAAAGGGGGGAATAAGGCTTGACTAGCTTCTTATACCTATTTCAAAAGCCATAAGGCCGGTGTGTTCACTGGTTCCCAGCCCTCCAGGGAAGTATGGGACTGTCGGCACTCATATACCGAACCGTTATAAGTTACCAGCGTGCCAGTGGTGTATGCCGTATTTGGCGCCCAAGCCTGAGCTGCCGGTGCTTCCGCTGTTGTTGCATGGACGGAATTGCTTGCAGGCGATTCATTGCCCGCGGCATCGAAGGCCCGAACAGTGAAGGTATATGTCGAATCGGGGCTTAGCCCAGTAACGACATAATCAGTAGTCGTTCCAGAGACCGTTGCTGCCAGAGCAGTGCCGTTATAAATACGATAGCCTGCTACAGCTACGTTATCTGTGGAGGGATTCCACATTAGAGATACACTAGAAGAGCTTGGTGTCCCCATGACATGCAAATTGCCAGGCGCCGTAGGTGCTTCGGTGTCCACAATGACCCCTTCCGTCGTTATGTTCACCGGATTGCTGGCATTCGACAGGTTCCCTGCGGCGTCTTTGGCTTTTACAGTGAAGGTATAAGAAGTATTTGCCGTCAATCCCGTAACGGTATAGCTCAAAGCAGAGCCGGGCACCGTTGCGACGAGCGAACTGCCGTTGTAGATTTGATACTCGCTAACGCCAACGTTGTCTGTAGATGCGTTCCAAGCCAAGGATACACTGGTGGAAGTGGCGCCTGTAGAAATGAGTGCTCCAGGTGCGCTCGGAGCAATCGTGTCGGTAGGAGGATTGTTTCCGCCGAAATTGACATCAATGACATTATAAAAGGCATTCGCCGTATCAGCGACTTCCCACACTGCCAGGATGACATGGTATCCGCTCCGCTGCGGAACATTGCAGGTATTTGAATATTCGAATGGAGGGCGGGCGCCACCATAGTCTACGGAGCAGAATGGAGTAAGATCAAAGGAGTTTCTGGAAAGAGGTGTATTCGGATCCCAGTTCTCTTTGGTAATATAGTATTTCCAGCTAGAGGTGGCATGAGCCGCCGTAAGCTTCCAAGTGAACGTATTTATACCCGAATTGATATTGACTTTCGCCCAGCGTGTAGCCGACTGCTCGTCCAATTTTGGAAAAGCTCCGCCTGCGCTAGCAATTTTACCGTCAGCTGGTCCCGCCTGGGGAAATCCTTTGGGCGCTTCCAGGCTCTGAGGCTCGTAAATTATAGCGCCACAATCCGTATTTTGTCCATTTTTGCATAGGATCGCTCGACTTCCCGGGCTGTCCACATAACCATGAGCGGATGCCTGTTCGGCAAACATAACCATAAATACAGACAAAAGAACGATTAGGCCCAAGGAAGTAAACGCTTTCGTAAATATAGGATGAAATCCGCGAATTGCAGACATTGTAATATCCCCCTTCTTCATTTGGATTGTGCTTTCTTTAAAACCTGGCTTCAACAGGATTGACAATGAAGGCTCCCCTCCTAATATAGTAAATTTATAGGTCATTTCTACCGACAGACATCACCTCCTCAATTTAAATTTATACAAACTCTCGTTCAAGTTACTGTTCCAAGGAGCTCCATTGTTGGTACAGTCTTTTACGAAAGTTCATACCAAGTTTAATAGACAAATAGGCGACAATTATCAGCAAAAAACGTCAATAATCAACATGGTTTATAATGGGTTTAATGACGAATATGAACAAAAATGACAAAACACTAAGAAATTTAAGTTACATACTAACCTTCTCGCATGTAACTCGTCAAGCCAATTTTTTACAGTTTATTGGGGATCTTAGGTAATCCTAAATCACTTAAGGCAGGTGCACCACGATAGGAGGAGAAAAAATGAAGTATCACTCAACGACTTCCATCCAACGAGATCAGATCGCGTTACCCCCTCCTTTCAGCGACTTCATTGGCACCGGGCTCTCGAGATCAACTGGATCGCTAGCGGTACCGGAATTTACGTCATCAATGGGCAGGAGCTTCCGTTTTGTGCGGGCGACATTTTTCTCATCGATTCCGATGACCTGCACCGCGCCTACGGAGGCAAAGGTCTCGAGATGGTCATTCTAATGATGGAGCCGTCCCTGCTCGCTAGCGAGCAACGCTATGATCCGGAAATATTGCTCCCATTTCGCAACACTGGTTCACAATTTTCGAATCACATTTCTCATGAGCAGGCTGGTTGCGGCAAGCTGGTTAAATACATCGAGGAGATCGACGCCGAATTTGCATCACAGCAGCCATCGTATACCTCGGTCATACGCGGTTTGCTGCTGCAACTGTTAGGCGAGATTAACCGCAGCCACAAGCACAGGCAACTCAGTGCCGGCTTAGGTATAAGCGCCAGTTCCAATGCCGGGGCAAACCGTAGGCTTTCTGGACGAAGGCAGCTGGGGCAAATGAGAGCGGTTATTCTCACCATGGAAAATGAAATTTCTCATCCGTGGACGCTGAAGGAGCTGGCAGAAGTCGCTCATTTGAGTCCGTCCCGCTTTAGTGCGCTGTTTAGTCAGATTGTCGGGTCATCGCCGCTGCACTATCTGGTGCAGCTTCGGCTCGATTATGCGGTCGGATTGTTAGAGCAGGGGGAGCTGAGCGTGCTGGAGATCGCTGAGCAGTGCGGATTTCGGAATCTATCGAATTTTAACCGGCTTTTCTTGAATTATTTGGGCATGACCCCCAGCGTGATGAGAAGGCGGTTGCAGGGTGGAGCTATCGATTAATAGTTCTAACAGTGATTCAAAACAGTAAGATCATATCAGTTTTGAGTCTGATTATAGAAGAATTCGTTAGGTTATCTTTGTAATCTAAAGGGGAAGGAGAGATGACCTATGAACTTCTTTTTGGGTGTCGACGCTGGTGGCAGCAAGACGTATAGTCTTATCGTCAATGAGAGGGGCGAGACACTCGGCCGCGGGGCAAGCGGCAATGGAAATCATCAGACCAACCCCTGCCATGCGGAGAATAATATCGCCTCAGCTTGCCGTCAGGCGCTTCGGGAAGCGGGGCTATCCAAGGAGAATATTTCTCAGGCTTACTTCGGCCTTGCCGGGGCGGATCGCGAGGCGGATTATGCGGTGCTCCGTCCGATGATCCGAAGAATGGAGTTTCCACGGTACTCCATTGCCTGCGATACTATGATCGCGATGCGATCGGGTACGGCTCGCTCTTACGGAGCGGTTGTTATTAGCGGTACGGGGTTTAACGCAGCCGCTCGCAATAGAGCTGGGAAAGAGCTGCAGTATGGCGGGTTCGGATACATTTATGGCGATGGTCAAGGTTCAGGAAGGGATCTGGCCAACTTTGCATTCCGCTCTGCGGTAAGGGCCTGGGATTTGCGGGGTGAATCCACGGTGCTCCATGATCTTGTCTTAAAGACCGCGGGCTTTCACAGTGTTCCGCAAATGCTCGATGCGGCGCTGGATCGAGGTTACGTCCCTCCGTTATCCTTAGCCGAGCTTGTCTTTGAAGCCGCAAAGCAAGGGGACGAGGTCGCAGCCAGCCATCTGGCTGAGCAGGGCAGCGAGCTGGGAAATGCGGCTGCGGCCCTGATTCGCCGGCTTGGTATGGAGAATGAGGAGTTTGATGTCGTGCTTGGCGGCAGCATTTTGTCCAAAAGCCGGAGCCCGATCATGACTGATGCGCTGGCCAGAACTGTCAGCTTGACGGCTCCCCGAGCCAAGGTTGCACGGATCGAGATGGAGCCGGTGGCCGGTGCGGTGTTAAGCGCTATGGACGCTGTGGGACATAGGGTGAGTGAGGAGATCATTGGCCGCTTGCGCGGCATTAGTTATAGCGATTTGAAGGGAGAGGCAAAGGATGTGTGAGCGAAGCGGACTCAAGATAGCCGTGCTCGGCGGGGGCTCCTCGTATACCCCTGAGCTGGTGGAAGGACTAATCAAGGGGTATGAGGAGATGCCGGTTGCTGAAATCTGGCTCGTCGATATCGAGGCAGGAAAACGGAAGTTGGATATCGTAGGCAATCTCGCCAAGCGGATGGTTCGCAAAGCGGGGCCGCCTATTCAGGTGCATCTGACCCTGAACCGGAGGGAAGCGATTAGAGACGCGGATTTCGTATTAACACAGATGCGCGTTGGTATGCTGGAAGCCAGGAGGCTCGATGAGCATATCCCGATTCGGCATGGAGTGATCGGGCAGGAGACGACAGGCCCCGGAGGCATGTTCAAGGCCCTGCGCACGATTCCTGTCATATTGGAGATCTGTCGTGATATCGAGGAGCTTGCGCCGAATGCATGGATGCTGAATTTTACGAATCCGGCTGGCATGATTACCGAAGCAGTCCAAAAATATTCACGCGTGCGAACGATCGGGCTGTGCAACTCGCCGATCAATTTTAAGAAGTCCCTAGCTGCGGTCTATAATGTGCCGGAGGAGAAGGTGCTGCCGGAATTCGTCGGCATTAATCATTTGCATTGGGTAACCTCCGCCCTTGTGGATGGGGAAGAGGTTCTGTCCGAGCTGCTTGCGGGTGAAGGTGGGGAGTACACCGCAGCAAATGTACCTACCTTCGGCTGGGACCCCGAGTTTCTCCAATCGCTGTCAGCTGTGCCAACCTACTACCTCAAGTATTTTTACATGCAAGATGAGATGCTCGGGGAAATGAAAGAATCGCTAGAACAGAATGGAACGCGGGCTGATATCGTCAGTCGGGTAGAGAAGGAATTGTTTGAGCTTTACGAGGACGAGACACTGGAGGAGAAGCCAAAGCAGCTGGAGCAGCGGGGCGGAGCATATTATTCCGAGGCAGCGGTAAGGCTGATGCAGTCGCTGTACCTGGGATCTAATGATATTCAGACACTGAACGTGGCTAATAGCGGTATCTATGATTTCCTGCCTGCGGACAGCTCTATTGAGGTGAACTGCGTCGTGAGTTCGGGCGGGCCAATTCCACTTGTTCCCCGGTATGTGCCATCGCATATCAAAGGCTTGCTGCATGCGGTAAAGACTTATGAACGTCTAGTGATTGAAGCAGCGGCTACCGGTGACCGGGCACTGGCGCTGCAAGCCTTAGTGCATCATCCGCTTGTCCCTTCTGCCTCCACGGCAAAGGTGCTTCTGAATGAAATGCTGGAAGCACATCGACAGTATCTTCCGAACTTTTTTGCATAAAGCATTGCGATTTTGGGTGTCCCGGCAGTCATCAATGATGACAGGAGGACTCTCTTTTTTT comes from the Paenibacillus lentus genome and includes:
- a CDS encoding lytic polysaccharide monooxygenase, with product MSAIRGFHPIFTKAFTSLGLIVLLSVFMVMFAEQASAHGYVDSPGSRAILCKNGQNTDCGAIIYEPQSLEAPKGFPQAGPADGKIASAGGAFPKLDEQSATRWAKVNINSGINTFTWKLTAAHATSSWKYYITKENWDPNTPLSRNSFDLTPFCSVDYGGARPPFEYSNTCNVPQRSGYHVILAVWEVADTANAFYNVIDVNFGGNNPPTDTIAPSAPGALISTGATSTSVSLAWNASTDNVGVSEYQIYNGSSLVATVPGSALSYTVTGLTANTSYTFTVKAKDAAGNLSNASNPVNITTEGVIVDTEAPTAPGNLHVMGTPSSSSVSLMWNPSTDNVAVAGYRIYNGTALAATVSGTTTDYVVTGLSPDSTYTFTVRAFDAAGNESPASNSVHATTAEAPAAQAWAPNTAYTTGTLVTYNGSVYECRQSHTSLEGWEPVNTPALWLLK
- a CDS encoding 6-phospho-beta-glucosidase, translating into MCERSGLKIAVLGGGSSYTPELVEGLIKGYEEMPVAEIWLVDIEAGKRKLDIVGNLAKRMVRKAGPPIQVHLTLNRREAIRDADFVLTQMRVGMLEARRLDEHIPIRHGVIGQETTGPGGMFKALRTIPVILEICRDIEELAPNAWMLNFTNPAGMITEAVQKYSRVRTIGLCNSPINFKKSLAAVYNVPEEKVLPEFVGINHLHWVTSALVDGEEVLSELLAGEGGEYTAANVPTFGWDPEFLQSLSAVPTYYLKYFYMQDEMLGEMKESLEQNGTRADIVSRVEKELFELYEDETLEEKPKQLEQRGGAYYSEAAVRLMQSLYLGSNDIQTLNVANSGIYDFLPADSSIEVNCVVSSGGPIPLVPRYVPSHIKGLLHAVKTYERLVIEAAATGDRALALQALVHHPLVPSASTAKVLLNEMLEAHRQYLPNFFA
- a CDS encoding N-acetylglucosamine kinase; the encoded protein is MNFFLGVDAGGSKTYSLIVNERGETLGRGASGNGNHQTNPCHAENNIASACRQALREAGLSKENISQAYFGLAGADREADYAVLRPMIRRMEFPRYSIACDTMIAMRSGTARSYGAVVISGTGFNAAARNRAGKELQYGGFGYIYGDGQGSGRDLANFAFRSAVRAWDLRGESTVLHDLVLKTAGFHSVPQMLDAALDRGYVPPLSLAELVFEAAKQGDEVAASHLAEQGSELGNAAAALIRRLGMENEEFDVVLGGSILSKSRSPIMTDALARTVSLTAPRAKVARIEMEPVAGAVLSAMDAVGHRVSEEIIGRLRGISYSDLKGEAKDV
- a CDS encoding AraC family transcriptional regulator, producing MHHDRRRKNEVSLNDFHPTRSDRVTPSFQRLHWHRALEINWIASGTGIYVINGQELPFCAGDIFLIDSDDLHRAYGGKGLEMVILMMEPSLLASEQRYDPEILLPFRNTGSQFSNHISHEQAGCGKLVKYIEEIDAEFASQQPSYTSVIRGLLLQLLGEINRSHKHRQLSAGLGISASSNAGANRRLSGRRQLGQMRAVILTMENEISHPWTLKELAEVAHLSPSRFSALFSQIVGSSPLHYLVQLRLDYAVGLLEQGELSVLEIAEQCGFRNLSNFNRLFLNYLGMTPSVMRRRLQGGAID